The segment acccatttacaaTAACGTGTAAATAAAACAGCATTCGGTAAGGTAACTAAGTTACTCTTCAAAGGTATAATTAGTAATCagattactttttaaaaagtaaCTGACAAAAATCGACATTACTACTTGGTTTAGGGAAACATAAGAGAAGGCcagataaagtattattttcatctaatcttgGCATGCACATAATATCACTGACCTGCAACATacagtgacataaatgctgctaaaaTCAGCACTTTTTGAAGCAGTGCTGTATCGATCGGAGTAGGCAGGTATACCTAATGTTGTGATTGGGTGAATGTAtttactgtttttaaaaaaatattgttttacctTGCCACAATTCAcacaaaatttacaccaaagtaTTTCCAATATATATTAAACCACAAGGCGGTGTTTTAAGTATAGATACAAAATCATCAGAGGTCCCCCCTATGCTGAAATAGAGtggtaattgatttttaaaaagacACCTATTTTACCAGTATTTAGTTCATGACGCAGACGCAGTAAGTcaaatgatgcagacacgtttgtaactgaatactttctaatatgctttCGCCTTTGAGACTTTGTAACCGCGATGATAATTAATTAATACTTATTTGTATTCACAAATGTCTTGATTTATATTGTGGTATTGTTTAATTAAGGACATTTATTATATATGTCTAccttgtgtgttattgtgtgcttaaatgttgtgtagctgctagctcctaataGCCTATAGCCCACAGTGTTCACTAAAATTACAGAAAAGATCAACCTTGTGGAGGACATTTAGCTGTTAAATGGCTGTTGCGCTAGTAAATGCACTGCAGTACTGTTTGCATCGAAGCGCTTATATCGGAGGTTAtagatgcaagccgatataattgcatacttgttttttttgctgataacGAACCAATATTTGATAACAAATCTAGACACCCTATAATTTAGATAAAAGGTATGTTTGTTTCTAGGATAATTACAATTATTACTTAAACACTTGACTTATTTAATGAAAATATGGCCAGTGACTCACCTTGTCAATGCGTGACACAATAAAAGGTTTTTTGACAAAGGCAATCCGGGCATCCGTATTCAGAGCCAGAAACTCTTGCATCTGTTCACTGTTGGCTATTTCGGGTATAGCACAGAGATGctgaaaaaaacaattgaaaaatttCTGTGAATAAAAGTACATTAAGCCTACAAGAAAGTAAGTAATTTCATAAAAAGTAAATGAATTATGCACCTTGAGATACGTCTCAAGCATTCCTTTTCGAGCCTCGATCTTATCACTGTCCATGTTTCCAAATGGCATATCAGGAAATATTTTCTTTGGACCCTTTACACCttcaaaatattgaaatattgaatTTTAGTTCAAATACTtaacataaacaaaatacaagtATTATGAATATAGTTTCATCTGCAATCTAGGAACAAAAAGAATCCTTCAGACATTCCAGCATCACATTGTTTGCCttgttgactttcttttctaAAATAATTTTATCTTTGCACCCTGCTTTTTGAAACCTTGATTTATAAAAAGTAAAGTCAAATTAAAGAAAAACTTTAGAGCCAAGAAGCAATACACTGTCTTTGCACTGAGTAATTATTCTGGTTCTTGTGCAAAAAAACAGGAGGTACTGGATCAACatcaaagtaaagcccctgctccttCCCATCTCATCTGGATGCCTCCTGGACGCCTTCCTGGTTAGGTGTTACTGGCATGCACAGCCAGGAGATCTAGGACACACTGGAGGGGTTATGTTCCACAGatggcctggaaacgccttgaATGGAACTTGAAGATGTGATTTCCCTACTGAAGTCAACCCGCACCCGAATAAGCAAAAGAAAATGGATGATTTACTAAAAACTATGAGAAATGTATAAACTTCGCAAATAAATAGAATTAACCATATACATTTTGGAAAGACAGGGTGTACATGCCCCTTGTGGAATCTCCCAGGGCAAAGGGGTCTTTGGTACTTCACCATTCCCCACTACCTGACAGAAAATTTGAACGCCTCTTGATTGACATGAACGAGCAAAACCAAGGAGGTAGGTCACAAAAACAGGAGGAGGTATTTGAATTGAGCCTAAGATTTAACTTGACAAGATACATTAATACATCCAAATATACCTTTGATTAATTTCTTTaggtctgttttctcttccactCTTGTTTGGAGGTTAAGAAATTCACTGTATCGCCTGTTGACCATGTGATAGGCCACAGGCTGAATAGAAGAAGAGCTTTCGAAACCTATGTGCAATGTGTTGCCATCCTCAGAGCATGGTTGGATTTGCACAGTGGCTTCACAACTCATCGCTGTCTCATACTGAAAGTCAACACAACAAAACAGATTGCAATATTCACTGTATAAACTTCATCGTTGGTCGACTGTACTTCATTAACAAAATGAATACAGTTCTTACCTTGATGGTGTAAAGAGTGTAAGGGTGTGAGCCGGTGCCACGGTGTTCCTTAGCTGTGACGGTTCCAGCTATTCGAAGGTTTTGGATAATGATTGGTCCATCAGGGCTGATAAGTGGCTCAAAACTAAATGAAGGTAAGGGTGAGGAACCTGGTACTGGGCTCATGACAATACCTTCATTGGTGTTCCCAGGCGGTTCTACAACCAGAGGAAACTCCCCCACTAGCGTTGTTGAAGCAAAGCTACCTTCACTCTCAAGGTTTTGAAGGCTACCGATGGGAGTGCTCTCTGCACTCTTTTCCATTGGGTCATTCAGATACTCTAATGTCTCTGAATTTGCCCCTCTAAGACAAGAGCCACCTTCTTGAATGAAGCAAACATCCTCCAAGTCATTGCTATTGTTGCTGTCAACAGATGTACCACATATTTTCTGTTGGTCATAAAAGCTCTCCTCTTGTCCGATCATGACCAGCGAGTCAATGGAACTCTGTTTGTAGTCACTTAACGGAGAGTCCAAATCAGAATCATGTTCTTGGTAAAATAGATTTGATTTGCTTCTTCTCACCAAATTTCTTGAGAACAAATGAATTGTCTCATCTTCAGTATTGGTCTTTTGACAGTCCACAATCTCTGACTCATCCCTATCAAATACCGCTAGTTCATGCATGGCCATATCTGCATGGGTTCCTGTTTCAGTTTGAGCTTTTGGCAGACAGACATCAGTATTATTCTGAAATGCCAAAGTGGTCTCTTGCGAAAGAGTGAGTTTTATTTCTGTAGGTGTTGGGGCTAATGATGAATTTACGCGCTCTTCTCCATTCATCGCCTTTGCTTTAGTAGATCTGCCAAATATTTCCATCACGAGAAGATTCAGCCAGTCAGGGTCAGACAATTTATCAAAAAGGGGGAGCAAGACGTTGCAAGTGATGAGCTCTCCAACAACAAATTGTCCAGTGCGTGTTTCCAAGTAAGGCCGCGGCACTAAAACATGCAGCAGTAAGTCCACCATTGCTCGTGTGTAATCGACTTCTGCTGCCTCACTGGTCATGACAAAATGAGTTGTAGTAATACCAGAATACGCCATCCACAATTTCTTGCTGTTATTGCTCCTTCTTGAAGAAACCTGCTGCTGGATAACCAGATCCCTGGCTCTAAGGTAGTCCTGTAGATGGCAACCAAACAGCTCCAAGATCCTTTGGGTCAGTCCCTGCAGCAATACAAAATGCCAAAAAAGGTCATTCTAAATTCATCATTCTAAATTTACGTTTATTACAGTGTCTGGAGCCCGGCTGGCTTCAAAAGCAAATTGTTCCCTAGATAGTTGATCATACATAGTTGATCAGACATGCAGTTATAAACAGCGCATTGTTTGTTGTTCTTCATCAGCgtccctttttatttttttaattaatcctgATTTAAAAGACCCTACCCGCCTTACTTGGAGatcaaggtttttttttgttttttttattgtattgtgtttttctaTACAACAGGAATGTATTTCAGGTGGGAGGTTCAACAATTTCTGAGTATAACCTGAAATTTGACTTGACTTACCCTAGAATAGGAAACTGGAATTTTATGGTTAATGGGGAGTtaattagttttttgtttgttttttagaaaGATAGAAACAGTAATACAGTAAGATAATATTGGAATTAATTGAGAGACAATTACTGCCATGTCAATGCGTAAGTTTGAATGCAGTAATTTATTGATTGAACATTTAATCACATCTTCTTATTATCCCACAAGTCAAAAAAGGTGTAGGATTGATATGGAATAACTTCTTATTTGAATTAAGGTGCAATCTGGTCAGTGAAAAATGCACAGGAAGGCATCTGAAAATAATATAtcttatttgttttatatttgacATCTCAAGTCAATACAAATGCAAACTAAATATTGCTTGTGGCTatattttaccggtcgatctacgttcccatcctcacctatggtcatgagctttgggtcatgaccgaaaggataagatcacgggtacaagcggccgaaatgagtttcctccgccgggtggcggggctctcccttagagatagggtgagaagctctgccatccgggaggagctcaacgtaaagccgctgctcctccacatcgagaggagccagatgaggtggttcgggcatctggtcaggatgccacccgaacgcctccctagggatgtgtttagggcacgtccagctggtaggatgccacggggaagacccaggacacgttggaaagactatgtctcccggctggcctgggaacgcctcgggatcccccgggaagagctagacgaagtggctggagatagggagatctgggcttccctgcttaggctgctgcccccgcgacccgacctcggataagcggaagatgatggatggatggatggagggctaTATTTTAATTCTAACCAGACCAATTTGCTTTACATAATGATTATGTACTAAAATCTCTGATGTACTTCTtgaactaagaaaaatattctgcCTTTTCAGTTCGTTAGCACTAACTTTCATTGTTCTGGTGGTTGGAGAgcaggattgtgtcgatctctggcTCTGGGCAGTGGACAATTACTACTTCAAGCAGTGCCGAAAATGCTCGTAACTTACATTATGACAGCAAACTACTATACCGTAGTAACGTTCTTTATAAAGCACTTAATGCATAACAAAAAGCGGAGAAAAGGCTCGCATTTAAAATTACTCATACGTTGAAGTACCACTGTAATATTATATTTATGCCCCTGGTAGGATTCCTCAGGGTAAAAGGTTCTttggtactattttttttttttgtattatttaaaaatTATATTACGACTAAgatataataaatattttaaatcaaGGTTCAAGATTTGTTCCTCTGTTTTGcaaaccatatatttttttcttacaagTTCAATTTATGTTACACAAACGTGTTTAATTCATGTAATATCTTCCTAAAAAAACAGCTATAGGGCGCTGCGGTTCCTAGCAAGTATAGCACAAATTTCTggattttacaataataaaaaaaaaactaagtttcacCATACAAATTGAatagttgtttttattattatttataagatATTTCTTATTCTGAACAATCATATTTAATGAGTGTACATTGAACTAATCCGGTCTTCAAAATCCTCTACCAGCATAAGGTTTTGAGAATTAATTCTGTTTGGATATCTATCCGGGAACGAAAGAACACAGGCCCGAAGTCTGACAGCTTAATGCcacaaaagttttgtttttttgtttgtttttaaaacatttgaaaaaaacttgtTTCGtgttgactcatatttgacatgTTCAAAATAATCTCTACCTTTCTGTCCAGCTGCTTTGCACGCATTTTCAGCTCAATGCCCATGGATATCATAGCCTCTTCAACCTCCTTTTCAAAGCCACTCTCAGAGGACACAGTCGAGTACCAGGAGGAAACAAAGTCCCTGATGATTTTCCCCACAGTATTATAAATCTCTTGATCCAAGTCATGCTTATCCTCCTCAGTGGAAGGAATCTAAAATAGAGAAAACAGCAATGAGTAGAATGCTATTGGAAGTGACtatataaagtaaaaaacatatatatcagGCATAATCAGtaaacactaggggtgtaacggtacacaaaaatttcggttcagtacataCCTCGGTTGAGGAATCACGGTtatgttcattttcggtacagtaaaaaaacaacaaaatataaatgttttggttatttatttaccaaatttgtaaacaatggctttatccttttaacattgggaacactataataattctgcccacgttaatcaacattaaactgcctcaaattgttgctcggattaaataaaatgacaaaacttatCTTCTACATGGAAAAAaagcaacattaaacagtttcaagtcaactcatcatgcctaatttatcacagcatttgggaagcctgtagttgatttttattatgtaaatgttatatttttatcaacatgtgatagcagggaccctgctttTCAAAGCTGTTCTGTCTgtaaaacacacactcacactctcacacacacacacgcacacacacacacacacacacacacacacacacacacacacacacacgcgcgcgcacacacacacagacacacacacagcaaaatgagctaacgttacgctaaaagttaattagccttcacctcacgccagaactgcgagcaagctgagctgcagtttaagtttctagaaggtcaatgggttgatagtgatgttagtagtagttgacttggaggtgtttattatcatttgggtagagtacgctgccttatgctcacctgctaaacacctttctgctcgacgctgaagcatttactacatgcgctctgaatacacactgctaattggatgttaccgctctgaatacgcactgctgattagcTGTTACCGCATATATGTAGCCAATcaaatggttgtgtgggtgggacaatgctggatgctgagacagaggcagaagaagcaaagcagcttggtaagactttagcttagaaactcgttcggtatacccccctaccgaaccgaaacccccgtaccgaaacggttcaatacaaatacacgtaacgttacacccctagtaaatactGTGTGTAGTTTTGTTTATATTCAATAGAAAGTACATAAAATGGTGAATgtgctgttaaaaaaaattatgtaaaaaaaaaaacggtcatctactggcagcttcggctgccaaatgaaaaccataaaattaaagtaaaacattgtaaaccaaataacaatcaaaaacattatatttacagaaattttcatgaaacgttttgcggagaaatatcgtaattttacagatttttactaaattattacgattaaccacctttaataaagtgacgatgcaaacagttctgcagaaaaatacctttattctacagagtttatccaaattattacgatcaaccacctttaatgaagtgacagtgctggcagttccacagataaataccattattttacagattttttctgaattgttaggatcaaggGTCTCACATTCACtttaccggggggccactggatgcaggatcTTGGTGCAAACTgggttcaccttctatgaatggctatcacaccctagcaacatacttaccgatcctaccggTTTTACCGCGAGACTTTCGATGACCTTCTCGTAGGATTGACCCGTTGTTTGCCCGGGCAAATATATCACGAGCATACCGTGACGGCGCTTTATCACCCTCTGCGTGCGCTCATTCACCAAACCTTCTGCGAGCCGACTTACACGTGTGATGTGTTTGGCTTCGACAgacatatgatagtgactgcaggacatacttggtcaacagccatacaggtcacactgacggtggccgtacaaacaactttaaaactgttacaaatatgcgccacactgtgaacacacatcaaacaagaatgataaacacatttcaggagaacatcctcactgtaacacaacataaacacaacataacaaatacccagaatccgcagcgctgactcttccgggctacacccccgctaccacccaacaccgCCCCCCGAGTTCATATCCTTGTAGATCAAAGTCTATTACTTTCTTATCTTCAATCAAAGTCTCTGAGATAGCGATCACTTTGAATGGGCTGTCGAATTGATCAAAAAATGTTTGATGTTGGTGTAGTTTGCGTAAAAACTTTTGCTGTTTAAATGAATGATTTA is part of the Nerophis ophidion isolate RoL-2023_Sa linkage group LG13, RoL_Noph_v1.0, whole genome shotgun sequence genome and harbors:
- the LOC133564450 gene encoding sorting nexin-19-like isoform X1; this translates as MAEVLGQKCLVVLGVLLTWLVLFHLLVNIWLLCMFTSLLVVLGGWLGSQAILESNSVIHLERFITLEQIPSTEEDKHDLDQEIYNTVGKIIRDFVSSWYSTVSSESGFEKEVEEAMISMGIELKMRAKQLDRKGLTQRILELFGCHLQDYLRARDLVIQQQVSSRRSNNSKKLWMAYSGITTTHFVMTSEAAEVDYTRAMVDLLLHVLVPRPYLETRTGQFVVGELITCNVLLPLFDKLSDPDWLNLLVMEIFGRSTKAKAMNGEERVNSSLAPTPTEIKLTLSQETTLAFQNNTDVCLPKAQTETGTHADMAMHELAVFDRDESEIVDCQKTNTEDETIHLFSRNLVRRSKSNLFYQEHDSDLDSPLSDYKQSSIDSLVMIGQEESFYDQQKICGTSVDSNNSNDLEDVCFIQEGGSCLRGANSETLEYLNDPMEKSAESTPIGSLQNLESEGSFASTTLVGEFPLVVEPPGNTNEGIVMSPVPGSSPLPSFSFEPLISPDGPIIIQNLRIAGTVTAKEHRGTGSHPYTLYTIKYETAMSCEATVQIQPCSEDGNTLHIGFESSSSIQPVAYHMVNRRYSEFLNLQTRVEEKTDLKKLIKGVKGPKKIFPDMPFGNMDSDKIEARKGMLETYLKHLCAIPEIANSEQMQEFLALNTDARIAFVKKPFIVSRIDKIVMNAIVDTLKTAFPHSEPQSPTEENEGEVILDKKSKSRLKFSSRSIPFMNGSDIRLPVLFSSEQTHTMFNGMSMEDLQSFISKQEKLSITLLPTCGDDSKVTQRGHSWHECSTGSQRHAETALADIALNILCLLMREQWSWLCTENIQRTIRLLFGTLINRWLDVSVANLTSVRYWVHYLQVIQESVWPGGVLPNSPQTERSQRQKDDTKNQVLYCLMGLMPDLFSDLLGSNKYKLSWQIVLESFQDPYINRHLVYCLCDLLLEFLVPELPEQSFQRSLLQSPAKNPEKLLA
- the LOC133564450 gene encoding sorting nexin-19-like isoform X2; its protein translation is MAEIPSTEEDKHDLDQEIYNTVGKIIRDFVSSWYSTVSSESGFEKEVEEAMISMGIELKMRAKQLDRKGLTQRILELFGCHLQDYLRARDLVIQQQVSSRRSNNSKKLWMAYSGITTTHFVMTSEAAEVDYTRAMVDLLLHVLVPRPYLETRTGQFVVGELITCNVLLPLFDKLSDPDWLNLLVMEIFGRSTKAKAMNGEERVNSSLAPTPTEIKLTLSQETTLAFQNNTDVCLPKAQTETGTHADMAMHELAVFDRDESEIVDCQKTNTEDETIHLFSRNLVRRSKSNLFYQEHDSDLDSPLSDYKQSSIDSLVMIGQEESFYDQQKICGTSVDSNNSNDLEDVCFIQEGGSCLRGANSETLEYLNDPMEKSAESTPIGSLQNLESEGSFASTTLVGEFPLVVEPPGNTNEGIVMSPVPGSSPLPSFSFEPLISPDGPIIIQNLRIAGTVTAKEHRGTGSHPYTLYTIKYETAMSCEATVQIQPCSEDGNTLHIGFESSSSIQPVAYHMVNRRYSEFLNLQTRVEEKTDLKKLIKGVKGPKKIFPDMPFGNMDSDKIEARKGMLETYLKHLCAIPEIANSEQMQEFLALNTDARIAFVKKPFIVSRIDKIVMNAIVDTLKTAFPHSEPQSPTEENEGEVILDKKSKSRLKFSSRSIPFMNGSDIRLPVLFSSEQTHTMFNGMSMEDLQSFISKQEKLSITLLPTCGDDSKVTQRGHSWHECSTGSQRHAETALADIALNILCLLMREQWSWLCTENIQRTIRLLFGTLINRWLDVSVANLTSVRYWVHYLQVIQESVWPGGVLPNSPQTERSQRQKDDTKNQVLYCLMGLMPDLFSDLLGSNKYKLSWQIVLESFQDPYINRHLVYCLCDLLLEFLVPELPEQSFQRSLLQSPAKNPEKLLA
- the LOC133564450 gene encoding sorting nexin-19-like isoform X3, with amino-acid sequence MAEVLGQKCLVVLGVLLTWLVLFHLLVNIWLLCMFTSLLVVLGGWLGSQAILESNSVIHLERFITLEQIPSTEEDKHDLDQEIYNTVGKIIRDFVSSWYSTVSSESGFEKEVEEAMISMGIELKMRAKQLDRKGLTQRILELFGCHLQDYLRARDLVIQQQVSSRRSNNSKKLWMAYSGITTTHFVMTSEAAEVDYTRAMVDLLLHVLVPRPYLETRTGQFVVGELITCNVLLPLFDKLSDPDWLNLLVMEIFGRSTKAKAMNGEERVNSSLAPTPTEIKLTLSQETTLAFQNNTDVCLPKAQTETGTHADMAMHELAVFDRDESEIVDCQKTNTEDETIHLFSRNLVRRSKSNLFYQEHDSDLDSPLSDYKQSSIDSLVMIGQEESFYDQQKICGTSVDSNNSNDLEDVCFIQEGGSCLRGANSETLEYLNDPMEKSAESTPIGSLQNLESEGSFASTTLVGEFPLVVEPPGNTNEGIVMSPVPGSSPLPSFSFEPLISPDGPIIIQNLRIAGTVTAKEHRGTGSHPYTLYTIKYETAMSCEATVQIQPCSEDGNTLHIGFESSSSIQPVAYHMVNRRYSEFLNLQTRVEEKTDLKKLIKGVKGPKKIFPDMPFGNMDSDKIEARKGMLETYLKHLCAIPEIANSEQMQEFLALNTDARIAFVKKPFIVSRIDKIVMNAIVDTLKTAFPHSEPQSPTEENEGEVILDKKSKSRLKFSSRSIPFMNGSDIRLPVLFSSEQTHTMFNGMSMEDLQSFISKQEKLSITLLPTCGDDSKVTQRGHSWHECSTGSQRHAETALADIALNILCLLMREQWSWLCTENIQRTIRLLFGTLINRILMLA